One genomic segment of Candidatus Zixiibacteriota bacterium includes these proteins:
- a CDS encoding FprA family A-type flavoprotein, whose product MSSVSIAEDVYWVGVNDPGLRLFDIIMPTEFGTTYNSYLIKGEKTALIDTVKKEFTDEFFANLAQVAAIESIDYLIVNHTEPDHAGAIAELLQRNPRVKIYCSGAAVPFVKATVNRTIQIEVVKDDQVLNLGGRKLLFKLMPYMHWPDTMMEYLPEDKILFSCDGFASHLAGESLHSDELTHNLGHEFHYYYDCIMRPFAGHIRRNLPKLDSLDIAMIAASHGPILRSNPRKWIDLYKEWTADRTAGAARVTVFYASNYGNTKEMADLLGDELTAQSFQVSLIDMVEIEEKLARDLIESSSAVVIGTPTFNGDAPKPVWDLVGLFATVYNVGKKAAVFGSYGWGGEGPKLVQDRLAGLKLRVYPEPYRARLIPSDEEMANLRGYANELARFFHG is encoded by the coding sequence ATGAGTTCTGTTTCCATAGCCGAAGACGTCTACTGGGTCGGCGTGAATGACCCGGGACTTCGCCTCTTTGATATCATCATGCCGACTGAGTTCGGCACCACATACAACTCCTATCTCATCAAAGGCGAGAAGACCGCTCTGATTGACACCGTCAAGAAGGAGTTCACCGACGAGTTTTTCGCCAACCTGGCCCAGGTGGCCGCGATCGAATCGATTGATTATCTGATTGTCAACCACACCGAGCCGGACCACGCCGGCGCCATTGCGGAACTGCTGCAGAGAAATCCACGCGTGAAAATATATTGCTCCGGTGCGGCCGTGCCATTCGTGAAGGCTACCGTCAACCGGACAATCCAGATCGAAGTCGTAAAGGACGACCAAGTGCTGAACCTTGGCGGCAGGAAGCTCCTGTTCAAACTGATGCCGTACATGCACTGGCCCGACACCATGATGGAGTATCTGCCGGAGGACAAGATCCTGTTCTCATGCGATGGATTCGCTTCGCATCTTGCCGGTGAGTCGCTTCACTCCGACGAGTTGACCCACAACCTGGGGCATGAATTCCACTATTATTATGATTGTATCATGCGGCCGTTCGCCGGGCATATCAGGAGGAATCTGCCGAAACTGGATAGTCTCGATATCGCCATGATCGCAGCCTCGCACGGGCCGATCCTCCGCTCCAATCCCCGCAAGTGGATCGATCTGTACAAAGAATGGACGGCGGACCGGACGGCCGGAGCGGCGCGTGTCACCGTGTTTTATGCCAGCAACTATGGCAACACTAAAGAGATGGCCGATCTGTTGGGAGATGAACTGACCGCGCAGTCCTTTCAGGTCTCACTTATCGATATGGTGGAGATCGAAGAGAAACTGGCGCGGGATCTGATCGAATCCAGCAGCGCAGTTGTGATCGGAACCCCGACCTTCAACGGCGATGCCCCCAAACCGGTCTGGGATCTGGTGGGACTTTTCGCCACTGTGTACAATGTGGGCAAAAAAGCGGCCGTGTTCGGCTCCTATGGTTGGGGCGGCGAGGGACCGAAGCTGGTTCAGGACCGTCTGGCGGGCTTAAAACTCAGAGTGTACCCGGAACCATATCGCGCACGGTTGATCCCGTCGGATGAGGAAATGGCGAATCTGAGAGGGTACGCCAACGAACTGGCCAGGTTCTTCCACGGGTGA